A genomic window from Silene latifolia isolate original U9 population chromosome 11, ASM4854445v1, whole genome shotgun sequence includes:
- the LOC141614013 gene encoding uncharacterized protein LOC141614013, with protein sequence MPNIASHSEPTADSIPKGFKLLTNEGSNFDIRPSYINLVERNLFRGVAGEDPRMHMEIFTDYCSTIPATKGMTQEKIKEVLFPFSLTDGARTWLTDLDRTTTEITDWDNLTLAFYKFEKLVRSVPHHGFDHWFLCNQFYNGLYDDHCAVLDGAANEIFQKNIDDAKGCHIIEEMPTHCAEYENPRSGIHLLSRQETDSCERCGADGHTAVDCLVEKD encoded by the exons ATGCCCAAcattgctagtcattctgagccgacagctgattcTATTCCTAAGGGTTTCAAGCTTTTAACTAATGAGGGGAGTAACTTTGATATTCGCCCTTCTTAtattaatctggtggagagaaacctGTTTAgaggagtagctggtgaggatccaaGGATGCATATGGAGATCTTCACAGATtattgttctaccattcccgctactaagggaatGACCCAAGAGAAGATTAAGGAagtcttgtttcctttttctcttactgaTGGAGCCCGAACGTGGTTGACTGACTTGGATAGGACTACAACAGAGATTACTGATTGGGACAACCTAACCCTTGCTTTCTACAA GTTTGAGAAGCTGGTTAGGTCTGTCCCACATCACGGGTTTGACCattggtttttgtgcaaccagttctacaatgggttgtatgatgaccactgTGCTGTTTTAGATGGTGCAGCCAATGAAATATTTCAGAAGAATATCGATGATGCTAAGGGCTGTCATATTATAGAGGAGATGCCTACCCATTGCGCTGAATATGAGAATCCAAGGAGTG GAATTCACTTGTTGTCTAGACAAGAGACCgattcatgtgagagatgtggtgctgatgGTCATACTGCAGTGGATTGTTTAGTTGAGAAGGACTAA
- the LOC141614014 gene encoding uncharacterized protein LOC141614014 produces the protein MESNDARIRELLVEFSDVFPDELPDGLPPKRGIEHQIDLLPGAALPNKPAYRCNPEEAKELQRQVQELIDRGYVKESLSPCAVPALLVPKNEGTWRMCIDSRAVNNITIKYRFLMPRLDDMLDELSGSCVFSKLDLRSGYHQMRIREGDEWKTAFKTKQGFKSEEEHKFHLRAVFEVMRTQKLYGKEGVSMDPSKVEAIQAWPVPKSTTEVHSFHGLASFYRRFIQGFSSIMAPITELTKKGEFVWTPSAQKAFEEVKTKLCSDSSLSEDTCLLVELDARLLGFEHIKELYKADPAFAKEVIEPLGLYTMQDGFLFKGNRLCIPQGSIQELIIREAHGGALAGHFGSNKTYDIVSEHFYWPKMSKDVQEIVGKCVVCREKQRARLSKGQTRLYLVPKQTLERIPIPKKDLMSFEAKERQATFLRTCEQVRAQIEKSNAKYKEKANKHRKQPVFKVGDLVWLHLRKERFPAKRKNKLMPRADGPFKVIECYGSNAYKLELPSEYGGVSATFNVGDLSPYLDDDNLRSNRTELVPADPEPERAFRHR, from the exons ATGGAGAGTAATGATGCGAGGATTCGGGAGTTATTAGTTGAGTTCAGTGATGTGTTTCCCGACGAGTTACCTGatgggttaccaccgaagagagGGATTGAGCACCAAATTGACTTACTTCCAGGGGCTGCGTTACCTAATAAACCAGCCTATCGATGTAATCCTGAAGAGGCTAAGGAATTACAGAGACAAGTGCAAGAACTGATAGACAGAGGATATGTGAAAGAAAGCTTGAGTCCGTGTGCTGTACCAGCTCTTTTGGTACCAAAAAATGAGGGAACTTGGCGAATGTGCATAGATAGCAGAGCCGTGAATAACATCACTATTAAATACCGTTTTCTtatgccaagacttgatgatatgctaGATGAGCTATCCGGTTCATGTGTGTTTTCTAAACTGGATTTGAGGAGTGGCTACCACCAAATGCGGATTCGTGAAGGGGATGAGTGGAAGACCGCTTTCAAAACGAAACAGgggtt CAAGAGTGAAGAAGAGCACAAGTTCCATCTTAGAGCTGTATTTGAAGTCATGAGAACGCAGAAGCTGTATG gaaaagaaggagtaagcATGGACCCATCCAAGGTCGAAGCTATTCAAGCCTGGCCAGTGCCTAAATCCACGACTGAAGTCCATAGTTTTCATGGTTTGGCATCGTTTTATAGACGTTTTATCCAGGGGTTTAGCTCAATTATGGCTCCAATTACCGAGCTAACCAAGAAAGGGGAGTTTGTTTGGACTCCGAGTGCTCAAAAGGCATTTGAAGAAGTGAAGACAAAGTTGTGTTCGGACT CGTCGTTATCCGAAGACACTTGTTTGTTGGTTGAATTAGATGCAAGATTGTTGGGTTTTGAGCATATTAAAGAATTATACAAGGCTGATCCGGCGTTTGCTAAAGAGGTGATTGAACCTCTTGGACTTTATACAATGCAAGACGGATTTTTGTTTAAGGGAAATCGCCTTTGCATTCCACAAGGGTCCATTCAGGAGTTGATTATTAGAGAAGCTCACGGAGGAGCTTTGGCTGGTCATTTCGGTTCGAATAAGACTTATGACATTGTAAGTGAACATTTCTATTGGCCCAAGATGAGTAAGGATGTCCAAGAAATTGTGGGCAAGTGCGTTGTGTGTCGAGAAAAGCAAAGAGCTCGTTTGTCAAAGGGTCAGACACGCCTTTACCTCGTGCCAAAACAGACCTTGGAGCGAA TTCCAATTCCGAAGAAAGACCTTATGAGCTTTGAAGCAAAGGAGAGGCAGGCTACATTTCTAAGGACTTGTGAGCAAGTGAGAGCCCAAATTGAGAAATCGAATGCTAAATACAAAGAGAAGGCCAATAAGCATCGAAAACAGCCCGTGTTCAAAGTAGGGGATCTCGTGTGGCTTCATTTAAGGAAGGAGCGTTTTCCAGCTAAGCGAAAGAACAAGTTGATGCCGCGAGCAGATGGCCCATTCAAGGTCATAGAATGCTACGGTTCGAATGCTTACAAGTTGGAATTACCAAGTGAGTACGGTGGTGTGAGTGCAACGTTTAATGTTGGTGACCTGTCCCCATATCTCGACGACgacaatttgag gtccaaCAGGACAGAgttagtaccagctgatcctgaaccagagaggGCATTTCGCCATAGATAG